The genomic segment CTGATCTCTTGACTATCTAAGGTCACTGATTGGTATGGCAGAGGAAGCTACTAACCCAGATCAAACAGATGTCGAGCAAACAGATGTGGAGCAAACGGAAACAGAGCATAGCTCTCTTCTAGATCGTTTTCCCAAGCTGAGCGGCATCGAGGATCAAGATTTTGATACTCAAATTGCTTCTTACTCCGAGGTTTTGAGAATCTTGGAGCAGGATTTGCAACAGCGCAGGAACTGATATGCAAACTCCGGATGTATTCGTCAGTGATGGTCGTCTTGACGCAGTCATTGTGGCGCGAGGACTAGTGAGTTCTAGAACCAGGGCACAGCATCTTATCGACAGTGCTGCAGTCCGAGTTAACGGTGACCTTGCTAGCAAAGCTTCTCAGAGAGTGACTTCGCATGACAGCATCACGATTAATACAGGTGACGATTATGCTTCCAGAGGCGCATACAAGTTATTAGGCGCATTCAAGAGTTTCGAACCATTGGGTTTGCCTTCTCCTCATGAGCATTTCTGCCTAGATATTGGTGCTTCCACAGGAGGATTTACTGATGTGCTTCTACGGCGTGGTGCTCACAAGGTTATTGCTCTGGATGTGGGGCATGGGCAGCTGATTGATCGCATTCGCGAGGATCCACGGGTCGCCGTGATGGAAGGTGCCAACATTCGGGATATCGACCTTGCTGATTTGCCATTCCAGCCCAGTTACGTAGTGTCCGACGTTTCATTCATCTCCCTGCGCTATGTGATTCCAGTAATTGCACGTTTGATTAGCTCTCGTGGGCATGTTGTGCTGTTGGTAAAACCGCAGTTTGAAGTTGGCAAAGAACGACTTGGCAGGCACGGTATTGTCGACAACGATGATATTCGTGAACTCGCCGTCCAATCGGTTGAGCAGTGTGCTCAGTCTTGCGGCTTTTCAGTAAAATCACGCACACCATCGCCAATCACAGGCACTCATGGCAATGTTGAATACCTGTTATGGCTCCAAAAAGACCTCTAGAAGGTCAAATTGAGGTCTCTTATTCGTTTGTGTAGGGATTATTGCTAATACCTCAAGTATTCCTCAGCGCAAGCGATCGATTTTTTGTTGGAATTAAGCCAAATCTTTCTTCTAAAAAACGTTGAGATACTTTTGAATCCCTACACAAACGACAACACTTGTAGTTGGTGATGCCTGAACGAGTCAATATGCCTTCCATTCATGTCAATTTTGGAGCTCGAGATGCCAAATATCAGCTTTTGGGTGTTTTGGGAGTTTCACGTTCAGCCTGTATTGGGTATTGGTGGTTTAGGATTGATAGCGGCGGATAGTCCACAGGTATATTTCACTATGAACTACAACGATAGTGAACCATAATGATGGTGAACTTCACATGCCTATCAGTCCTATAGGGAAGGAACGAGAGTATGGGCCAGCGAAATGCGGTGGTGGTTACTCACAGCCGCTTACGCACCGGCGGTACGGTTGTTCGTGAGGCTGTTGAGCAGCTAAGACAATCTGGTTTTTCTGTTTCCATTATTGACAATCTTGAGGCACCGGAGTTTGGGATGCCGTCTCCTTTGGTCAGTGAAGATACTGAAATCGTTGTAGTGCTTGGTGGTGATGGCACGATACTGCGTGCCGCAGAATTGGTGAAATGTACTAACGTTCCTATTCTCGGTGTGAACTTAGGGCATGTAGGTTTTCTTGCAGAATTTGAAAGTTTTCAAATGAGCGAAGCGATGGGCAAAATTGCTGCTCACGACTATTCGATCGATTCCAGAATGATTGCGCACATTGATGTGTGGCTGCCTGGCGCAGAAAAACCTATCAGCGATTGGGCGTTGAATGATGTGACCTTAGAGCGTTCTGACCGAGGGAAAATGGTCGAGGTCAGCATCCGCGTTGATGATGTAGAGATGAGCTCTTTCAGTTGTGATGGGGTCATTGTGGCCACCCCAACTGGTTCAACCGCATACGCATTCTCTGCAGGCGGGCCGATAATATGGCCTGATGTTAAAGCTCTGCAGTTAGTACCTTTAGCTGCCCATGCCTTGTTCGCACGGCCACTGATTATCGGCTCAGATTCAAAGTTTTCGCTCGATATCCTCGATGAATCCACATCGGATGGGTGGATTTGTTGTGATGGAAGACGTCAACTGGGGTTGCCACGAGGCACTCGTATTGAGGTCAGAGAATCGCATGATACCTTGCGATTAGCCAGACTTTCCGGGGTGCCCTTTACTAGTCGTCTTGTGACGAAATTTGATCTTCCTGTGGTTGGTTGGCGTGAGCACCGATATCACAAGGGACTGCGCCAAAATAGTGCTGGGCAGCATGATGGGCAGCAGATTGCTCAGCAGGCGCAGCAGCAACAGCGAAGCCTAGAAGCGCCAGATCAGAGTGACGGTCAGTAGAAAAGGTGAGCAATGCTTGAGGAACTTGAAATACGCAACCTTGGCCCAATACGGCACGCGGTGCTTTCCACCGGCTCAGGAATGACAGCTATCACTGGTGAAACTGGCGCAGGAAAATCGATGTTGTTGGACGCTTTGCGTTTAGTGTCTGGCGCGTCGATTCAATCAGGTAGAGCTTCGTCAGGCACAAGTAATGACGTGTGGGCACAAGCTGTTTTTGCAGTTTCTCAAGGGTCACAAGCGGACGAATTAGCAAATGATGCCGGTGCCGCAGGCGAGGATGGTGAGCTGTATCTCACCAGATCAGTTCCCTCTCATGGTCGTTCGAGAGCGATGCTTAACGGGCATACGGTTCCACGAAGCGTGCTTGAGAATATCTCGGCGCATATGATTACCATCCATGGTCAGTCAGATCAAATGCGTATGGCATCTTCCGCTCGCCAACGTGAGTTTTTAGATCACTTTGCCAACGACGGTGAGGAACTCGCGGCATACACCAAAGCTTGGGATGCGTTGCAATCTATTAAGCACAAACTCAACATTCTTGAAGGTGAGCAATCCGCTTCAATTGCTCAGGCAACATATTTACGAGAATCAATCGCACGAATTAACGACGTTGATCCTCATAAGGGCGAAGATGAGGAGTTAAAATCTCGCCGCGAACGTATTGAACATGCGGCTGCAATAACTCACGGCGTGGCATCCGCTCTGAGTGCACTAGACCCTTCTCAAATGG from the Bifidobacterium sp. genome contains:
- a CDS encoding NAD kinase produces the protein MGQRNAVVVTHSRLRTGGTVVREAVEQLRQSGFSVSIIDNLEAPEFGMPSPLVSEDTEIVVVLGGDGTILRAAELVKCTNVPILGVNLGHVGFLAEFESFQMSEAMGKIAAHDYSIDSRMIAHIDVWLPGAEKPISDWALNDVTLERSDRGKMVEVSIRVDDVEMSSFSCDGVIVATPTGSTAYAFSAGGPIIWPDVKALQLVPLAAHALFARPLIIGSDSKFSLDILDESTSDGWICCDGRRQLGLPRGTRIEVRESHDTLRLARLSGVPFTSRLVTKFDLPVVGWREHRYHKGLRQNSAGQHDGQQIAQQAQQQQRSLEAPDQSDGQ
- a CDS encoding TlyA family RNA methyltransferase, which codes for MQTPDVFVSDGRLDAVIVARGLVSSRTRAQHLIDSAAVRVNGDLASKASQRVTSHDSITINTGDDYASRGAYKLLGAFKSFEPLGLPSPHEHFCLDIGASTGGFTDVLLRRGAHKVIALDVGHGQLIDRIREDPRVAVMEGANIRDIDLADLPFQPSYVVSDVSFISLRYVIPVIARLISSRGHVVLLVKPQFEVGKERLGRHGIVDNDDIRELAVQSVEQCAQSCGFSVKSRTPSPITGTHGNVEYLLWLQKDL